A single Camelus bactrianus isolate YW-2024 breed Bactrian camel chromosome 1, ASM4877302v1, whole genome shotgun sequence DNA region contains:
- the ARL14 gene encoding ADP-ribosylation factor-like protein 14 yields MGLLKSKNLKQAQILLLGLDSAGKSTLLYKLKLAKDIVTFPTIGFNVEMIELERGLLLTVWDIGGQEKMRTVWGDFCENTDGLVYVVDSTDNQRLEDSRREFEHILKNEHIQNVPVVLLANKQDVPGALTAEDITRMFKVKKLCSDRNWYVQPCCAVTGDGLVEGFQKLTGFVKSRMKSRGDTLAFFKQN; encoded by the coding sequence atggGTTTGTTGAAGTCTAAAAACCTCAAGCAAGCCCAAATTCTTCTTCTGGGACTTGACTCTGCTGGGAAGTCTACACTCCTTTATAAATTAAAGCTTGCTAAGGATATTGTGACCTTCCCAACAATAGGTTTCAACGTGGAGATGATCGAGCTGGAAAGGGGTCTCTTGCTCACGGTCTGGGACATTGGAGGACAGGAAAAAATGAGAACTGTGTGGGGTGATTTCTGTGAGAACACCGACGGGCTGGTGTATGTTGTGGATAGTACGGACAATCAGCGGCTGGAAGACTCCAGGAGAGAATTTGAGCACATTTTGAAAAACGAGCACATTCAAAATGTGCCTGTTGTCCTGTTAGCCAACAAACAAGATGTGCCTGGAGCTCTGACGGCAGAGGACATCACCAGAATGTTCAAAGTGAAAAAACTCTGCAGTGACCGGAACTGGTATGTGCAACCCTGCTGCGCCGTCACCGGAGACGGGCTGGTGGAGGGGTTCCAGAAGCTAACTGGGTTTGTGAAAAGCCGCATGAAATCAAGAGGAGACACTTTAGCATTCTTCAAGCAGAACTGA